The proteins below are encoded in one region of Buttiauxella gaviniae:
- a CDS encoding GntR family transcriptional regulator, whose amino-acid sequence MAARYIEIKNSIREDILSHRYQVGEKIPSERELAAQYGVTRVTLQKAMNVLEQEGLIERIHGKGMFVANVIEDNVFMLNNGTGDSILGFSREFGQQAKITSQLITHDLIKAPQKIAGQLEMQPTHRVHFIRRVRLIDDIPVLVEDSWINSDVIANIPAAVLEQGSLYQYIEEVTGKKIKFYNSVIEGDLFSEELAALLSISAGLPMLKVSGVTKLEDGKAFNFSCSYNRADMFKIKNSWVGK is encoded by the coding sequence ATGGCTGCGCGATATATCGAAATTAAGAACAGTATTCGGGAAGATATCCTCAGCCATCGCTACCAGGTGGGCGAGAAAATCCCCTCGGAAAGAGAGCTTGCCGCGCAATATGGCGTTACGCGGGTGACGCTGCAAAAGGCGATGAATGTTCTTGAACAAGAGGGGCTTATTGAGCGCATTCATGGCAAAGGCATGTTTGTCGCGAACGTCATTGAAGACAATGTGTTTATGCTCAACAACGGCACCGGGGATTCCATCCTCGGGTTTTCTCGTGAATTTGGTCAGCAGGCAAAAATCACCAGCCAGTTAATTACGCACGATCTAATCAAGGCTCCGCAGAAGATAGCGGGGCAACTGGAAATGCAGCCAACGCACCGCGTTCATTTTATCCGCCGGGTGCGTCTTATCGATGACATTCCGGTGCTGGTTGAGGACTCGTGGATTAACAGCGATGTAATCGCCAACATTCCCGCTGCGGTGCTTGAGCAGGGGTCGTTGTACCAGTACATCGAAGAAGTCACGGGCAAGAAAATTAAGTTTTATAACTCGGTTATTGAAGGTGATTTATTCAGTGAAGAGCTTGCGGCTTTGCTGTCGATTTCCGCAGGGTTACCGATGCTAAAAGTTTCCGGTGTCACCAAACTCGAAGATGGCAAAGCGTTCAACTTTTCCTGCAGCTACAACCGCGCGGACATGTTCAAAATCAAAAATAGCTGGGTGGGGAAATGA
- a CDS encoding PTS sugar transporter subunit IIC, producing MQNFLENRLIPVLMKIGNNVILVAVRNGIAFTLPFIIAGSLFLIVANLPIPGWSEFLGDYANKLSVPVQATFGIIGLVAAIGISYNLAKQYQLDGLSCCCITVSVFVLAQLDSQYKINVDNFGAAGLFSAIILSIFTVYTVRFFITHKIYIRMPEGVPPAVLQSFISLVPAVVCLTLVWFVRVILDFDLNAFFTLLLSPLVHGLDTLPGMLILVALISLLWSCGIHGTNVLSGITSPIFLKFIAENTQAYLNGQPVPHITAEGFYNFFICTGGSGATMGLVLAMLLSKSRYYKSIGRVSFGPSIFCINEPVIFGVPMVLNPIMMFPLIVAPMVICTCSYLLMDFGIIGRPVFQIPWTMPPILNAYFATGGNISAAIWSGCMIVISTLIYYPFFRIMEVKQLATEAQEAGEVAEVVH from the coding sequence TAACGTTATTTTGGTTGCGGTTCGCAACGGCATTGCCTTTACGTTGCCGTTTATTATTGCCGGAAGCTTATTCCTGATTGTGGCTAATTTACCGATTCCTGGCTGGAGTGAGTTTCTGGGCGATTATGCTAATAAACTCAGTGTGCCCGTGCAGGCCACTTTCGGGATTATCGGTTTAGTCGCCGCAATTGGTATCAGCTATAACCTGGCAAAGCAGTATCAGCTCGATGGGTTAAGCTGTTGCTGTATTACGGTTTCGGTTTTCGTTCTGGCGCAGCTTGATAGCCAGTATAAAATTAACGTCGATAACTTTGGTGCCGCCGGGCTGTTCTCGGCCATTATCTTGTCGATATTTACGGTTTATACGGTGCGGTTTTTTATCACCCATAAAATCTATATCCGTATGCCGGAAGGCGTTCCTCCCGCCGTGCTGCAATCTTTTATCAGCCTGGTGCCCGCGGTAGTTTGTTTGACGTTAGTCTGGTTTGTGCGCGTGATTTTGGATTTTGATCTCAACGCCTTCTTTACTCTGCTGCTCAGCCCGCTGGTTCACGGTTTAGATACCCTGCCGGGTATGTTAATTCTGGTCGCGCTTATTTCGTTGTTATGGAGCTGCGGCATTCATGGCACCAACGTGCTTTCCGGGATCACCAGCCCCATCTTTTTGAAATTCATCGCGGAAAACACTCAGGCGTATCTTAACGGGCAGCCCGTTCCGCATATTACTGCCGAAGGATTTTATAACTTCTTTATTTGTACCGGCGGGTCAGGAGCCACTATGGGATTAGTGCTGGCTATGCTGCTGTCCAAAAGCCGTTACTATAAATCCATTGGCCGCGTCTCTTTTGGCCCGTCTATTTTTTGCATCAATGAGCCGGTTATTTTTGGTGTTCCGATGGTGCTCAACCCAATAATGATGTTCCCGCTGATCGTTGCTCCCATGGTGATTTGCACCTGCTCATATTTATTAATGGACTTCGGTATTATAGGTAGGCCGGTATTCCAGATCCCCTGGACAATGCCGCCTATTCTGAATGCGTATTTCGCCACCGGCGGGAATATTTCTGCGGCAATCTGGTCAGGCTGCATGATTGTTATCTCGACGCTTATTTACTATCCCTTCTTCAGAATAATGGAGGTTAAACAGTTGGCAACCGAGGCGCAGGAGGCAGGAGAGGTGGCGGAAGTGGTACACTAA